A single region of the Cyclopterus lumpus isolate fCycLum1 chromosome 16, fCycLum1.pri, whole genome shotgun sequence genome encodes:
- the msh5 gene encoding mutS protein homolog 5, which translates to MAELESPRGGGGLNVGPPGINGDEETEEDSPTVLLSVLAQHGQMGLCFYDSKDSSLRFMRDTPDTSELHLLARVVQEVGPHVIITSAKQERCMTSFLQKLGSNPDYKPEVVIYPYGDFGLEVGKQRLLSAHLPFLPASISDRDKMSYLSSCISFDSPLMLRAVGALLKCLDRRRVGVELEDSSVGVPILQFNAYTLKGVVCIDPDTYSVLQVFKSELHPSVYKLHSGEKEGLSLYGILNRCRCKFGSKLLRQWFLRPTQDLAVLHRRQEVIRFFTSPRNSDALSTLQSSLRNISNIATLLRRMSLSHTKVSDWQSLYKTVYNVVCIRDTVRHLPQSIHLFHDISEGFSEDLHHIASLISRVVDFETSIAENRFTIKPNVDPAIDEKKRRMMGLSDFLTDVARRELQQLDARIPSCCVIYIPLIGFLLSVPRLPSMVEKEDFEIEGLDFMFLSEDRLHYRSRRTKELDDLLGDLHCVIRDMETAVMTQLQSTILERSDSLYKVLDLIAELDCLMAMSTASQEYGYTSPKLASHRKITVTQGRHPLLELCSPVFVANSFQSSESQGRVKIITGPNSSGKSIYLKQVGLIVFMALIGSDVPAKEAEIGLVDGIFTRMQSRESVSVGLSTFMIDLNQMAQAFNSSTGKSLVLIDEFGKGTNTVDGLSLLAASISHWLRKPPVDVPHILLATNFHSLMQLGLLPSSGLLSLLTLETAVDGDELVFLYQLKEGICQSSYAANIAILAGLPTSLVQRGVEVSELFRTGRLIKSIDKASSDEQTSRCRSLVEAFLSLDLDDKDLDLQHFMKEELLPSAGELLNQR; encoded by the exons TCGTCCAGGAGGTCGGTCCTCATGTCATAATCACTAGTGCAAAGCAGGAACGCTGCATGACAAGCTTCCTGCAAAAACTTG GTTCAAACCCAGACTACAAACCTGAGGTTGTTATTTATCCATATGGAGACTTTG GTCTGGAGGTCGGTAAGCAGAGGTTACTTTCAGCCCATCTGCCTTTCCTTCCTGCCTCCATTTCAGACAGAGACAAAATGTCCTACCTCTCTTCCTGTATCTCCTTTGACTCACCCCTGATG CTGAGGGCAGTGGGCGCTCTGCTGAAATGTctggacaggaggagagtgggaGTGGAGCTGGAAGACAGCAGTGTTGGAGTTCCTATCCTACAGTTCAACGCCTACACACT TAAAGGTGTTGTTTGCATTGACCCGGATACCTACAG TGTACTGCAGGTCTTCAAATCAGAACTCCACCCATCAGTGTACAAGCTGCATTCAGGTGAAAAGGAAGGACTCAGTCTTTATG GGATACTGAACCGCTGCAGGTGCAAGTTTGGCTCGAAACTGCTACG CCAGTGGTTTCTGCGGCCAACACAGGACTTGGCCGTGTTacacaggagacaggaagtgatacGTTTCTTCACGTCGCCTCGGAACTCCGACGCCCtcagcaccctgcaatcctcGCTACGCAACATCAGTAACATAGCA ACTCTTCTGCGCaggatgtctctctctcacaccaaaGTGTCCGACTGGCAGAGTCTCTACAAG acaGTGTACAATGTGGTGTGTATCAGGGACACGGTGCGACACCTGCCTCAGTCCATTCATCTCTTTCATGATATCAGTGAAGGTTTCTCTGAAGACCTCCACCATATTGCTTCCCTCATCAGCCGAGTT GTGGACTTTGAAACCAGCATAGCCGAGAACCGCTTCACCATCAAACCAAACGTGGACCCAGCAATCGATGAGA AGAAGAGAAGGATGATGGGGTTGTCTGACTTCCTGACCGATGTGGCAAGAAGAGAGCTGCAACAACTGGACGCTCGCATTCCCTCCTGCTGCGTCATCTACATCCCTCTG ATCGGATTCCTGCTCTCTGTCCCTCGCCTGCCCAGCATGGTGGAGAAAGAGGACTTTGAGATAGAGGGGCTTGATTTTATG TTTCTGTCAGAGGACCGTCTGCACTACCGCAGCCGGAGAACCAAGGAGCTAGACGACCTCTTAGGAGATTTGCACTGTGTCATTAGAG ATATGGAGACGGCAGTGATGACACAGTTGCAGAGCACAATCCTGGAGAGGAGCGACTCGCTTTACAAG GTTCTGGATCTCATTGCCGAGCTGGACTGTCTGATGGCCATGAGCACCGCCTCTCAAGAGTACGGCTACACCTCACCAAAACTAGCCAGCCACAGAAAGATAACAGTCACACAGGGCAG ACACCCGCTGTTAGAGCTGTGCTCTCCTGTGTTTGTGGCCAACTCCTTCCAAAGCTCAGAGTCGCAGGGCAGAGTCAAGATCATCACCGGCCCCAACTCATCTGGCAAGAGCATCTACCTCAAACAG GTGGGTCTGATTGTGTTCatggctctgattggctcagaCGTGCCTGCAAAGGAGGCAGAGATTGGTCTGGTGGATGGGATCTTTACCCGCATGCAGAGCAGAGAGTCTGTGTCTGTTGGCCTCAGCACCTTCATGATAGACCTCAACCAG ATGGCCCAGGCTTTCAACAGCAGTACTGGCAAATCTTTGGTTCTCATCGATGAATTTGGAAAGGGAACTAACACA GTGGATGGACTCTCTTTGTTGGCTGCATCGATCTCTCACTGGCTGAGAAAACCTCCGGTGGATGTTCCTCATATCCTGTTGGCTACTAACTTCCACAGTTTAATGCAGCTGGGCCTGCTGCCCTCCTCTGGCCTGCTGTCTCTTCTG ACTCTGGAGACAGCAGTGGACGGGGATGAGTTGGTGTTTCTGTACCAACTGAAGGAAGGAATCTGCCAGTCCAGCTATGCTGCCAACATCGCTATACTGGCAGGCCTGCCAACTAGCCTTGTGCAGAGAGGAGtggag GTATCTGAACTCTTCAGGACGGGAAGGCTCATCAAGAGTATTGACAAAGCATCATCGGACGAGCAAACAAGCCG GTGCAGGTCTTTGGTGGAGGCTTTCCTGAGCCTTGACCTGGATGACAAAGATTTGGACCTTCAGCACTTCATGAAAGAGGAGCTCCTGCCCTCTGCTGGGGAGCTGCTGAACCAACGCTGA